A genome region from Brachymonas denitrificans includes the following:
- the lepA gene encoding translation elongation factor 4, whose amino-acid sequence MNHIRNFSIIAHIDHGKSTLADRLISRCGGLSDREMSEQVLDSMDIEKERGITIKAQTAALQYKAQDGKVYNLNLIDTPGHVDFSYEVSRSLSACEGALLVVDASQGVEAQTVANCYTALDLGVEVLPVLNKMDLPQADPENAKAEIEDVIGIDASDAIPCSAKSGMGIDEILEMIVAKVPAPRGNPDAPLRAMIIDSWFDSYVGVVMLVRVVDGRLQKGERFKMMASGAAYDANNIGVFTPANEPRDVLNAGEVGYIIAGIKELKAAKVGDTITLEKKLPNNLGPAEKALPGFKEVQPQVFAGLYPTEANQYDALRDSLEKLQLNDASLHFEPEVSQALGFGFRCGFLGLLHMEIVQERLEREFDMDLITTAPSVVYEVVKGDGEVIMVENPSKMPDVGRIQEVREPIVTVHLYMPQDYVGPVMTLANQKRGVQMNMQYHGRQVMLTYELPLGEIVLDFFDKLKSVSRGYASMDYEFKEYRASDVVKVDILLNGDKVDALSIIVHRTQAQYRGRAVVAKMREIISRQQFDVAIQAAIGANIIARETVKALRKNVLAKCYGGDITRKRKLLEKQKAGKKRMKQIGSVEVPQEAFLAILQVED is encoded by the coding sequence ATGAACCACATCCGCAATTTTTCCATCATCGCGCACATCGACCACGGCAAGTCGACGCTGGCCGACCGCCTGATTTCGCGCTGCGGCGGCCTGTCCGATCGCGAAATGAGCGAGCAGGTGCTTGACTCGATGGATATCGAGAAGGAGCGCGGCATCACCATCAAGGCGCAGACCGCCGCGCTGCAGTACAAGGCGCAGGATGGCAAGGTCTACAACCTGAACCTGATCGACACTCCCGGCCACGTCGACTTTTCCTACGAGGTGAGCCGTTCCCTGTCCGCCTGTGAGGGTGCATTGCTGGTGGTCGATGCCAGCCAGGGCGTGGAGGCGCAAACCGTGGCGAACTGCTACACCGCGCTCGACCTGGGCGTGGAAGTGCTGCCGGTGCTCAACAAGATGGACCTGCCGCAGGCCGATCCCGAAAACGCCAAGGCCGAGATCGAGGACGTGATCGGCATCGACGCCAGCGACGCCATTCCCTGTTCAGCCAAATCCGGCATGGGCATCGACGAGATCCTGGAGATGATCGTCGCCAAGGTGCCGGCACCGCGCGGCAACCCCGATGCACCGCTGCGTGCCATGATCATCGACAGCTGGTTCGACAGCTACGTCGGCGTGGTGATGCTGGTGCGTGTGGTCGATGGCCGCCTGCAGAAGGGCGAGCGCTTCAAGATGATGGCTTCGGGCGCTGCCTATGATGCCAACAACATCGGCGTGTTCACGCCGGCCAACGAGCCGCGGGATGTGCTGAATGCCGGTGAGGTGGGCTACATCATTGCGGGCATCAAGGAGCTGAAGGCCGCCAAGGTGGGTGACACCATCACGCTCGAGAAGAAGCTGCCCAACAACCTCGGCCCGGCCGAGAAGGCTCTGCCCGGCTTCAAGGAGGTGCAGCCGCAGGTGTTTGCCGGCCTGTACCCGACCGAGGCCAACCAGTACGACGCGCTGCGCGACAGCCTGGAAAAACTGCAACTCAACGATGCCTCGCTGCATTTCGAGCCCGAAGTGTCGCAGGCGCTGGGCTTCGGCTTCCGCTGCGGCTTCCTGGGCCTGCTGCACATGGAGATCGTGCAGGAGCGTCTGGAGCGCGAATTCGACATGGACCTGATTACCACCGCGCCCAGCGTGGTGTACGAGGTGGTCAAGGGCGACGGCGAGGTCATCATGGTGGAAAACCCCTCCAAGATGCCCGATGTCGGCCGCATCCAGGAAGTGCGCGAACCCATCGTGACGGTGCACCTGTACATGCCGCAGGATTACGTCGGCCCGGTGATGACGCTGGCCAACCAGAAGCGCGGCGTGCAGATGAACATGCAGTACCACGGCCGCCAGGTCATGCTGACCTACGAGCTGCCGCTGGGCGAGATCGTGCTCGACTTCTTCGACAAGCTCAAGAGCGTGTCACGTGGTTATGCCAGCATGGACTACGAGTTCAAGGAGTACCGTGCATCCGATGTGGTCAAGGTCGACATCCTGCTCAACGGCGACAAGGTCGATGCGCTGTCCATCATCGTGCACCGCACGCAGGCACAGTATCGCGGCCGCGCCGTGGTGGCCAAGATGCGCGAGATCATCAGCCGCCAGCAGTTCGATGTGGCGATCCAGGCCGCCATCGGCGCCAACATCATCGCGCGCGAAACCGTCAAGGCGCTGCGCAAGAACGTGCTGGCCAAGTGCTACGGCGGAGACATCACGCGCAAGCGCAAGCTGCTCGAAAAGCAGAAGGCGGGCAAGAAGCGCATGAAACAGATTGGTTCGGTCGAGGTTCCGCAAGAAGCGTTCCTGGCCATTTTGCAAGTGGAAGACTGA
- a CDS encoding DegQ family serine endoprotease — MLAAGVAGCKPAADGKPAAPAASASQPLATPPIAINQSATPAAPLVTGLPDFTPLVERVGPSVVNIRTMEKVRTSRLGGGGTPEEQMEELLRKFFGVPLPDGHPRRGTPAPDGGEERPTGVGSGFILSADGYIMTNAHVVDGADDLLVTLPDKREFRAKVVGKDVRTDVAVVKIDGKDLPAVRIGKVDTLKVGQWVMAIGSPFGLENTVTAGIVSAMQRDTGDYLPFIQTDVAINPGNSGGPLINMQGEVVGINSQIYSRSGGFMGISFSIPIDEAVRIADQLRATGTVTRGRIGVQIGAVGKDVAESMGLDKEAGALVRGVEAGSPAEKAGVQPGDIITRFNGNTIARTSDLPRLVGETKPGTAATITVLRNGSSKDLSITIAKAEDDATPRSLLGQNGEKLPGAAAIKSLGLNVAEISAQQRQQLRGKGGVLVQEVEQGSPAERAGLQQGDIIMAIGNQQVDNVPSFAAAVGKLPPNRASSLLFQRGEFAQFTMIRPAAR, encoded by the coding sequence ATGCTGGCTGCGGGTGTGGCAGGTTGCAAGCCGGCGGCAGACGGAAAACCTGCGGCTCCGGCAGCCAGTGCCTCGCAGCCGCTGGCCACGCCACCCATTGCCATCAACCAGTCCGCCACACCGGCGGCCCCGCTGGTTACCGGCCTGCCTGATTTCACGCCGCTGGTGGAGCGCGTCGGACCGTCCGTGGTCAACATCCGCACCATGGAAAAGGTGCGTACCTCGCGTCTGGGTGGTGGCGGCACCCCCGAAGAGCAGATGGAAGAGCTGCTGCGCAAGTTCTTCGGCGTGCCGCTGCCGGATGGCCATCCGCGTCGCGGCACTCCGGCGCCCGATGGGGGCGAGGAGCGTCCCACCGGCGTGGGCTCGGGCTTCATCCTGTCGGCAGACGGCTACATCATGACCAACGCCCATGTGGTGGATGGTGCCGATGACCTGCTCGTGACCCTGCCCGACAAGCGCGAATTCCGCGCCAAGGTTGTGGGCAAGGACGTGCGCACCGATGTGGCGGTGGTCAAGATCGACGGCAAGGACCTGCCTGCCGTGCGCATCGGCAAGGTCGACACGCTCAAGGTGGGCCAGTGGGTGATGGCCATCGGTTCGCCCTTCGGCCTGGAAAACACCGTCACCGCCGGCATCGTCAGTGCCATGCAGCGCGACACCGGAGACTACCTGCCCTTCATCCAGACCGACGTGGCGATCAACCCCGGCAACTCCGGCGGCCCGCTGATCAACATGCAGGGCGAGGTGGTTGGCATCAACAGCCAGATCTACTCGCGCTCGGGCGGCTTCATGGGCATCTCCTTCTCGATCCCGATCGACGAGGCGGTGCGGATTGCCGACCAGCTGCGCGCCACCGGCACCGTGACGCGCGGCCGTATCGGCGTGCAGATCGGCGCCGTGGGCAAGGATGTGGCCGAATCCATGGGTCTGGACAAGGAAGCGGGCGCGCTGGTGCGTGGCGTGGAAGCGGGTTCGCCCGCCGAGAAGGCGGGTGTGCAGCCGGGCGACATCATCACCAGATTCAACGGCAACACCATCGCACGCACCTCCGATCTGCCGCGCCTGGTGGGCGAGACCAAGCCGGGGACCGCGGCCACCATCACCGTGCTGCGCAACGGCAGTAGCAAGGACTTGAGCATCACCATCGCCAAGGCCGAGGATGACGCCACCCCGCGCAGCCTGCTGGGTCAGAACGGCGAGAAGCTGCCTGGCGCCGCGGCCATCAAGTCGCTGGGCCTGAACGTGGCCGAGATTTCGGCGCAACAGCGCCAGCAGTTGCGTGGCAAGGGCGGCGTGCTGGTGCAGGAGGTGGAGCAGGGCAGCCCGGCCGAGCGTGCCGGCCTGCAGCAGGGCGACATCATCATGGCGATCGGCAACCAGCAGGTGGACAATGTGCCGAGCTTTGCCGCTGCCGTGGGCAAGCTGCCACCCAATCGCGCATCCAGCCTGCTGTTCCAGCGCGGCGAATTTGCCCAGTTCACCATGATCCGGCCGGCAGCGCGCTGA
- a CDS encoding MucB/RseB C-terminal domain-containing protein → MKLTGRIRRGLLRVAMGAAALGAGLLVWTLPAATGFQPAQAANEQAVASRSAQQWLQRWQQAARQQSYAGTLALSGERGNLRSARVWHAVRDGRQIERVDNLSGTPRSIFRTDYAVHIFLRDRKEVRIRTNMPRQTTLFPGMMPLAENQLAEAARHYRASSLGQERVANHLADVVAFVPVDGLRYAYRFWSDQKTGLLLKWQMLPAGAQPAQAEVLREVAFSDLQIQAPLSYALLEGMMKETAGYRVQQAALRTTSLQQQGWSLRKPLPGYFVTHCYARRAGGLGPVVDADPAARSGAASNQTAATVTQCVLSDGLSSISLFLWEGAAAGPPAVHSKGATSIRSQAIAGQQVTAVGEVPPAALQQLLDNLQRSPR, encoded by the coding sequence ATGAAATTGACAGGCCGGATACGTCGTGGATTGCTGCGCGTGGCGATGGGCGCTGCCGCGTTGGGCGCGGGCCTGCTGGTGTGGACCCTGCCGGCCGCAACCGGGTTTCAGCCGGCACAGGCCGCCAATGAGCAGGCAGTGGCAAGCCGCTCGGCGCAGCAGTGGCTGCAGCGCTGGCAGCAGGCTGCGCGGCAGCAGTCCTATGCCGGCACGCTGGCGCTGTCCGGCGAGCGCGGCAATCTGCGCAGTGCACGGGTCTGGCATGCGGTGCGTGATGGCCGGCAGATCGAGCGCGTCGACAATCTGTCGGGCACGCCGCGCAGCATTTTCCGGACCGACTATGCGGTGCACATCTTCCTGCGCGATCGCAAGGAAGTGCGCATCCGCACCAACATGCCGCGCCAGACCACGCTGTTCCCGGGCATGATGCCACTGGCGGAGAACCAGCTGGCAGAAGCCGCGCGTCACTATCGCGCCAGCTCTCTGGGTCAGGAGCGGGTCGCCAACCATCTGGCCGACGTGGTGGCCTTCGTTCCGGTGGATGGACTGCGTTATGCCTACCGTTTCTGGAGTGACCAGAAGACCGGCCTGCTGCTGAAATGGCAGATGCTGCCGGCCGGCGCCCAGCCTGCACAGGCCGAGGTGCTGCGGGAGGTGGCATTTTCCGACCTGCAGATTCAGGCGCCGCTGTCCTATGCGCTGCTGGAAGGCATGATGAAGGAAACCGCGGGCTACCGCGTGCAGCAGGCCGCCTTGCGCACCACCAGCCTGCAGCAGCAGGGCTGGAGCTTGCGCAAGCCCTTGCCCGGGTATTTTGTAACGCATTGCTATGCGCGTCGCGCTGGCGGCCTGGGGCCGGTGGTGGATGCCGATCCTGCAGCGCGCAGCGGTGCCGCCTCCAATCAGACCGCCGCGACCGTGACGCAATGCGTGCTGTCCGACGGACTCAGCAGCATCTCGCTGTTCCTGTGGGAGGGCGCCGCAGCAGGGCCGCCGGCCGTACACAGCAAGGGCGCCACCAGCATCCGCAGCCAGGCCATCGCCGGGCAGCAGGTCACGGCGGTGGGCGAAGTGCCTCCCGCAGCATTGCAACAGCTGCTGGACAACCTGCAACGCAGCCCGCGCTGA
- a CDS encoding sigma-E factor negative regulatory protein — protein sequence MTARTTQTPDPAAMAQALSAWMDGETLPDGVEEAQLLDWLDSDGAGRMAWQHWHLAGDMLRQSHADELVQTALPVETPAWMAGLQQALAQTRVASMNEEVLAERPGAQEVSPAEPVQPPAVQQAPVPQRIDRFDTGREPANDGIWRWKLAAGFASVAAVALLGWNVLTLQHQNGSMALLAQQTPAPEQPLAQAELPVQAVVADAGSLPETQLEEMLAAHAQVGGQSLLPELTVASLDVR from the coding sequence ATGACAGCCAGGACAACACAGACCCCTGATCCTGCAGCAATGGCGCAGGCCCTGTCCGCCTGGATGGACGGCGAAACCCTGCCCGACGGGGTGGAAGAAGCGCAACTGCTGGACTGGTTGGACAGCGATGGCGCGGGCCGCATGGCCTGGCAGCACTGGCATCTGGCCGGCGACATGCTGCGCCAGTCGCATGCCGATGAACTGGTGCAGACGGCCCTGCCGGTGGAGACGCCGGCATGGATGGCGGGCTTGCAGCAGGCGCTGGCGCAGACACGCGTGGCCAGCATGAACGAGGAGGTGCTGGCCGAGAGGCCCGGGGCGCAGGAAGTGTCTCCGGCAGAACCGGTGCAGCCGCCCGCAGTGCAACAAGCCCCGGTGCCGCAACGCATCGACCGTTTCGATACGGGCCGCGAGCCGGCCAACGACGGCATCTGGCGCTGGAAGCTGGCAGCCGGTTTCGCCTCCGTGGCGGCGGTGGCCCTGCTGGGGTGGAATGTGCTGACGCTGCAGCACCAGAACGGCAGCATGGCATTGCTGGCACAGCAAACACCTGCGCCAGAGCAGCCGCTGGCACAGGCGGAGCTGCCGGTCCAGGCAGTTGTTGCGGACGCAGGATCGCTGCCCGAGACGCAACTGGAGGAAATGCTGGCCGCTCATGCGCAGGTCGGCGGCCAGTCGCTGTTGCCGGAACTGACCGTGGCTTCGCTCGATGTGCGTTAA
- the rpoE gene encoding RNA polymerase sigma factor RpoE, with the protein MSDKPAVPDTMPADRQVDWQLVQRTLAGEQKAFELLVLKYQKRVERLVARMVRDVDAVPDITQETFIRAYRALHQFRGDAQFYTWLHRIAMNTARKALLDMKRNPTLSDAALSGSSEDDDETFLRQNEPTTQETPEAIYAAKEIAHAVNEAIDALPEELRRAITLREIDGMSYEEIAELMQCPIGTVRSRIFRAREAVAGKLRPMLENRSGKRW; encoded by the coding sequence ATGAGCGACAAGCCCGCCGTCCCCGACACCATGCCGGCCGACCGCCAGGTCGACTGGCAGCTGGTGCAGCGCACGCTCGCCGGGGAGCAGAAGGCCTTCGAACTGCTGGTGCTCAAGTACCAGAAGCGGGTGGAGCGCCTGGTGGCACGCATGGTGCGCGACGTGGATGCCGTGCCCGACATCACGCAGGAAACCTTCATCCGTGCCTATCGCGCGCTGCACCAGTTCCGGGGGGACGCGCAGTTCTATACCTGGCTGCACCGCATCGCCATGAACACCGCGCGCAAGGCCCTGCTGGACATGAAGCGCAATCCGACGCTGAGCGATGCGGCGTTGAGTGGCAGCAGCGAAGACGACGACGAAACTTTTCTGCGTCAGAACGAACCAACTACCCAGGAAACCCCCGAGGCGATCTACGCAGCCAAGGAAATCGCCCACGCCGTGAACGAGGCGATCGACGCCTTGCCCGAGGAGTTGCGCCGGGCCATCACCCTGCGCGAGATCGACGGCATGAGCTACGAAGAAATCGCCGAACTGATGCAGTGCCCGATCGGCACGGTGCGTTCGCGCATCTTCCGGGCGCGCGAGGCGGTGGCAGGCAAGCTGCGGCCCATGCTGGAGAACCGTAGCGGCAAGCGCTGGTAA
- the fabF gene encoding beta-ketoacyl-ACP synthase II, with the protein MTRRRVVVTGLGCVSPVGNTVSEAWANLLAGRSGIDKITRFDASAMACQIAGEVKGFELEKYVSTKEARTMDTFIHYGLAAAQQAVEDAGLPFGEALAPEVAERIGCVIGSGIGGLPLIENTHAEYMARGARRITPFFVPASITNMVAGHVSMRFGYKGPNLAIVTACTTGLHSIGQGARLIEYGDADVVIAGGSESTVSPLGIGGFAAMRALSTRNNDPATASRPWDKDRDGFVLGEGAGIMVLEEYEHAKARGARIYAEVAGFGMSADAGHMTAPNMDGPRRAMVAALANAGLNADAVDYLNAHGTSTPLGDVNECNAIKAALGDHAKNMVVSSTKSMTGHLLGGAGGIESVFTVLALHHQKAPPTINIFEQDPDCDLDFCANTARDMKIDVAMKNNFGFGGTNGTLVFKRV; encoded by the coding sequence ATGACCCGTCGTCGCGTTGTCGTTACTGGCCTGGGGTGTGTGTCCCCTGTGGGCAATACCGTGAGCGAAGCGTGGGCCAACCTGCTCGCCGGCCGCTCCGGTATTGACAAGATCACCCGCTTCGACGCCTCCGCCATGGCATGCCAGATCGCTGGCGAAGTGAAGGGTTTCGAGCTGGAGAAATACGTCTCCACCAAGGAAGCCCGCACCATGGATACCTTCATCCACTACGGCCTGGCTGCCGCGCAGCAGGCGGTGGAAGACGCCGGCCTGCCGTTCGGCGAGGCGCTGGCGCCCGAGGTGGCCGAGCGCATCGGTTGCGTGATCGGTTCCGGCATCGGCGGCCTGCCGCTGATCGAAAACACCCATGCCGAATACATGGCACGTGGCGCGCGCCGCATCACGCCGTTCTTCGTGCCGGCTTCCATCACCAACATGGTGGCGGGCCATGTGTCCATGCGCTTCGGCTACAAGGGCCCGAACCTGGCCATCGTCACCGCCTGTACCACCGGCCTGCATTCCATCGGCCAGGGCGCCCGCCTGATCGAATACGGCGACGCCGACGTGGTAATTGCCGGTGGCTCCGAGTCCACCGTGTCTCCGCTGGGCATCGGGGGTTTTGCCGCCATGCGCGCACTGTCCACCCGCAACAACGATCCGGCCACCGCCAGCCGTCCCTGGGACAAGGACCGCGACGGTTTCGTCCTGGGCGAGGGTGCCGGCATCATGGTGCTGGAAGAGTACGAGCACGCCAAGGCGCGCGGCGCCAGAATCTATGCTGAAGTGGCAGGTTTCGGCATGAGCGCCGACGCCGGCCACATGACGGCCCCCAACATGGATGGCCCGCGCCGGGCCATGGTGGCCGCTCTGGCCAATGCCGGCCTCAACGCCGATGCGGTGGACTACCTCAATGCACACGGCACCTCCACGCCGCTGGGTGACGTGAACGAATGCAACGCCATCAAGGCAGCGCTGGGCGATCACGCCAAGAACATGGTGGTCAGCTCCACCAAGAGCATGACCGGCCACCTGCTGGGCGGTGCCGGCGGCATCGAGAGCGTGTTCACCGTGCTGGCCCTGCATCACCAGAAGGCTCCGCCGACGATCAACATCTTCGAGCAGGATCCGGACTGCGACCTGGACTTCTGCGCCAACACCGCGCGCGACATGAAGATCGACGTGGCCATGAAGAACAACTTCGGCTTTGGCGGCACCAACGGCACGCTGGTGTTCAAGCGCGTCTGA
- the acpP gene encoding acyl carrier protein, with protein MSDIEARVKKIIAEQLGVEEAQVTNEKAFVADLGADSLDTVELVMALEDEFGIEIPDEDAEKITTVQNAIDYANAHQKA; from the coding sequence ATGAGCGACATCGAAGCACGCGTCAAAAAAATCATCGCCGAGCAACTGGGCGTTGAAGAAGCGCAAGTGACCAACGAAAAGGCATTCGTGGCTGACCTGGGCGCCGATTCCCTGGATACCGTCGAACTGGTGATGGCTCTGGAAGACGAATTCGGCATCGAGATCCCGGACGAAGACGCCGAGAAGATCACCACGGTGCAGAACGCCATCGACTACGCCAACGCTCACCAGAAGGCCTGA
- the fabG gene encoding 3-oxoacyl-ACP reductase FabG, translated as MTTNTTPQVALVTGASRGIGAAIARQLAENGFRVIGTATSEAGAEKISQALSAWEGCKGACVNVNDLPAVEALMDGIIKEQGGLHVVVNNAGITRDMLAMRLKDEDWDAVLDTNLKAVFRVSRAAIKPMMKQRYGRIISITSVVGAAGNPGQANYAAAKAGVAGMTRALARELGSRNITVNCVAPGFIATDMTAELGEEQQKALLGQIPLGHLGSPQDIAHAVAFLASPQAGYITGQELHVNGGMFMA; from the coding sequence ATGACGACAAACACGACTCCGCAGGTGGCCCTGGTCACCGGCGCTTCCCGCGGCATTGGTGCCGCGATTGCCCGGCAACTGGCCGAAAACGGCTTCCGCGTGATCGGCACCGCCACCAGCGAAGCCGGCGCAGAGAAGATCAGCCAGGCCCTGTCTGCCTGGGAAGGCTGCAAGGGCGCCTGCGTCAACGTCAATGACCTGCCGGCTGTCGAAGCACTGATGGACGGGATCATCAAGGAACAGGGCGGTCTGCACGTGGTGGTCAACAACGCCGGCATCACGCGCGACATGCTTGCCATGCGCCTCAAGGACGAGGACTGGGATGCCGTGCTGGACACCAACCTCAAGGCCGTGTTCCGCGTCAGCCGCGCCGCCATCAAGCCGATGATGAAGCAGCGCTACGGCCGCATCATCAGCATCACCAGTGTGGTGGGCGCTGCCGGCAACCCCGGCCAGGCCAACTATGCGGCCGCCAAGGCCGGCGTGGCCGGCATGACGCGTGCCCTGGCGCGCGAACTGGGCAGCCGCAACATCACGGTCAACTGCGTGGCACCGGGTTTCATCGCCACCGACATGACGGCCGAACTGGGCGAAGAGCAGCAGAAGGCGCTGCTGGGCCAGATTCCGCTGGGTCATCTGGGCAGCCCGCAGGACATCGCCCATGCGGTCGCCTTCCTCGCCTCGCCGCAGGCAGGTTACATTACGGGGCAGGAGCTGCACGTCAACGGCGGCATGTTCATGGCCTGA
- the fabD gene encoding ACP S-malonyltransferase produces the protein MTQFAFVFPGQGSQSVGMLDAWGDHPVVQQTLQEASDALGEDVARLIHEGPKEALALTTNTQPVMLVAGVAAYRAWLAEGGAEPAVVAGHSLGEYSALVASGVLTLAQAAPLVRFRAQAMQEAVPVGTGAMAAILGLPADKVIEGCAAAMNDMPGEVAEAVNFNDTAQTVIAGSKAGVEKACEVLKALGAKRALPLPVSAPFHSSLMKPAAEKLKHKLAETHLSAPQIPVVNNIDVAVETDPERIRDALYRQAFGPVRWVECVQAIAARGITHVVECGPGKVLSGMNKRIDPALVSAAVFDPASLADAKAQLA, from the coding sequence ATGACCCAATTCGCCTTCGTGTTTCCCGGTCAGGGCTCCCAGTCTGTCGGCATGCTTGATGCCTGGGGCGACCATCCCGTTGTCCAGCAAACCCTGCAGGAAGCGTCCGATGCCCTCGGCGAGGACGTCGCCAGGCTGATCCACGAAGGCCCGAAAGAGGCGCTGGCCCTCACCACCAACACCCAGCCCGTGATGCTGGTGGCTGGTGTGGCCGCCTACCGCGCCTGGCTGGCCGAAGGTGGCGCCGAGCCTGCCGTGGTGGCCGGCCACTCGCTGGGTGAGTATTCCGCCCTGGTGGCATCCGGCGTGCTGACCTTGGCGCAGGCGGCACCGCTGGTGCGTTTCCGTGCCCAGGCCATGCAGGAAGCGGTGCCGGTGGGTACCGGCGCCATGGCGGCCATCCTGGGCCTGCCGGCCGACAAGGTGATCGAAGGCTGCGCGGCCGCGATGAACGACATGCCGGGTGAAGTGGCCGAAGCCGTCAACTTCAACGACACCGCACAGACCGTGATCGCCGGTAGCAAGGCTGGCGTCGAGAAGGCCTGCGAAGTGCTGAAGGCCTTGGGCGCCAAGCGCGCGCTGCCGCTGCCCGTGTCGGCGCCGTTCCACTCCAGCCTGATGAAGCCGGCGGCCGAAAAGCTCAAGCACAAGCTGGCCGAAACCCATCTGTCTGCACCGCAGATCCCGGTGGTCAACAACATCGATGTGGCGGTCGAGACCGATCCCGAGCGCATCCGTGATGCCCTGTACCGCCAGGCCTTCGGCCCGGTGCGCTGGGTGGAATGCGTGCAGGCAATTGCGGCCCGCGGCATCACGCACGTGGTAGAGTGCGGCCCGGGCAAGGTGCTGTCCGGCATGAACAAGCGCATCGATCCCGCGCTGGTCAGCGCTGCCGTTTTCGACCCGGCCAGCCTGGCCGATGCCAAGGCCCAACTGGCCTGA
- a CDS encoding beta-ketoacyl-ACP synthase III, with the protein MPQYSRITGTGSYLPPRRVTNQQLVEQLAQRGVETSDQWIVERTGIQARHFADEGVFSSDLAVHAARQALESAACAASEIDLIIVATSTPDMVFPSTASIVQHKLGIAGCPAFDVQAVCTGFIYALTVADSMIRSGAARKALVIGSEIFSRILDFNDRTTCVLFGDGAGAVVLEASDEPGILACDLHADGSHREILHVPGHVSGGEISGNPLLQMDGQAVFKLAVGLLEKTAAAALEKAGLQKEDIDWLVPHQANIRIMLSTARKLRLSPEKVIQTVHEHGNTSAASIPLALDAGVRDGQIQRGQKLLLEGVGGGFTWGSVLLQY; encoded by the coding sequence ATGCCCCAGTATTCCCGCATCACCGGAACCGGCAGCTACCTGCCGCCGCGCCGTGTTACCAACCAGCAACTGGTCGAGCAACTGGCGCAGCGGGGCGTGGAAACCTCCGACCAATGGATCGTCGAGCGCACCGGCATCCAGGCGCGCCACTTCGCCGACGAGGGGGTGTTCAGCAGCGATCTGGCCGTGCATGCCGCACGTCAGGCGCTCGAATCCGCAGCTTGCGCGGCCAGCGAGATCGACCTGATCATCGTGGCCACCTCCACACCTGACATGGTGTTTCCCTCCACGGCCAGCATCGTGCAGCACAAGCTCGGCATCGCAGGCTGCCCGGCGTTCGACGTGCAGGCCGTGTGCACCGGCTTCATCTATGCGCTGACGGTGGCCGACAGCATGATCCGCAGCGGCGCCGCGCGCAAGGCGCTGGTGATCGGCTCCGAGATCTTCTCCCGCATCCTCGATTTCAATGACCGCACCACCTGCGTGCTGTTCGGCGATGGCGCCGGCGCCGTGGTGCTGGAAGCCAGCGACGAACCCGGCATTCTGGCGTGCGATTTGCATGCCGACGGCAGCCACCGCGAAATCCTGCACGTGCCCGGCCATGTCAGTGGGGGCGAGATCAGCGGCAACCCGCTGCTGCAGATGGACGGCCAGGCCGTGTTCAAGCTCGCCGTGGGCCTGCTCGAAAAAACCGCCGCCGCTGCGCTGGAAAAAGCCGGCCTGCAGAAGGAAGACATCGACTGGCTGGTGCCGCACCAGGCCAACATCCGCATCATGCTGAGCACGGCGCGCAAGCTGCGCCTGTCGCCCGAGAAGGTCATCCAGACCGTGCACGAGCACGGCAACACTTCGGCTGCCTCCATCCCGCTTGCGCTCGACGCGGGCGTGCGTGACGGCCAGATCCAGCGCGGCCAGAAGCTGCTGCTGGAGGGCGTCGGCGGCGGCTTCACCTGGGGTTCGGTGCTGCTGCAGTACTGA